The Papaver somniferum cultivar HN1 chromosome 3, ASM357369v1, whole genome shotgun sequence genome includes a region encoding these proteins:
- the LOC113359955 gene encoding uncharacterized protein LOC113359955, with product MVELVLIQQEMKFIHGFCSSTEVIAVHATGFGGLSIEAELQGDGQITRVVWVHYELEWNGSFSEGMGRFCSGSGNGTEGDLSVETQTKVVNSSSSKSEEILIKIKISSVETQTKVVNSSSSKSEELLIKIKIRMSTETAKWCNSLEKSLCELLIVQILGGKKPKSFVKEAWIEVKDEFNKKNGQNFTMDQIKNRYNLFRVRHNDMKKLMSLSGFEWDSEDKKIIVDDEGVWDAYLGEYPDKKNYKTNGCPIYEELCTIFGGSTVTGSNAYASAQSVDDDTPVKSSRQGSSVVGVEEVSESSTEKANERGKRKAPATIDYGQTKRATSTAGMSEALFAIADATKAKHVIDLDKDPFSIPNCTKYLQSLDGVSVRCLMGALEKFQDAGWRQVFMSLDPNNQKEWLKSLGS from the exons ATGGTTGAGTTGGTGTTGATACAGCAGGAGATGAAATTCATTCATGGGTTTTGTAGCTCGACTGAAGTTATTGCAGTCCACGCAACTGGTTTTGGTGGTTTAAGCATAGAAGCCGAGTTACAGGGAGATGGTCAGATTACAAGAGTTGTGTGGGTTCATTATGAGCTTGAATGGAATGGCAGCT TCAGTGAAGGAATGGGAAGGTTTTGCAGTGGTAGTGGCAATGGAACTGAAGGTGATCT TTCTGTTGAAACCCAAACTAAGGTGGTGAATTCATCTTCCTCAAAATCTGAAGAAATtcttatcaaaatcaaaatcag TTCTGTTGAAACCCAAACTAAGGTGGTGAATTCATCTTCCTCAAAATCTGAAGAACTtcttatcaaaatcaaaatcag AATGTCGACTGAGACTGCCAAATGGTGTAATAGTTTGGAAAAAAGCCTATGTGAACTTTTGATAGTTCAAATACTTGGTGGTAAGAAGCCTAAATCATTTGTGAAAGAAGCTTGGATTGAAGTAAAagatgaattcaacaagaaaaatggacagaattttACTATGGATCAAATTAAGAATAGGTATAATTTGTTCAGGGTTAGACACAATGACATGAAGAAGCTCATGTCCCTTAGTGGCTTTGAATGGGATTCGGAAGATAAAAAGATTATAGTTGACGACGAAGGAGTGTGGGATGCATATCTTGGG GAATACccggataaaaaaaattataagacAAATGGTTGCCCTATCTATGAAGAGTTGTGTACCATTTTTGGCGGTTCAACTGTAACTGGTTCTAATGCGTATGCTTCGGCTCAGAGCGTAGATGATGATACTCCAGTTAAGTCCTCGAGGCAGGGGTCGTCCGTTGTTGGGGTGGAAGAAGTAAGTGAAAGCTCAACAGAGAAAGCTAATGAAAGAGGAAAGCGAAAAGCTCCAGCAACAATTGATTATGGTCAAACTAAGAGAGCTACAAGTACTGCTGGTATGAGTGAAGCTTTGTTTGCTATTGCTGATGCCACAAAAGCTAAACATGTTATTGATTTGGATAAGGATCCTTTTTCAATTCCAAATTGTACAAAGTATTTGCAATCTCTTGATGGCGTGAGTGTTCGATGTTTAATGGGGGCGTTAGAGAAGTTTCAAGATGCTGGATGGAGACAAGTTTTTATGTCACTAGATCCTAATAATCAGAAGGAATGGCTGAAGAGTCTCGGGTCTTAG
- the LOC113359956 gene encoding uncharacterized protein LOC113359956, whose product MAICSFDLKFTYIYAGWEGSANDSRILWEALSNISLMFPHAPEGKYYVVDAGYPNMPGFLAPYRGVRYHLHDRKRGSNGRFTAKELFNFGHSSLRNTIERSFGVLKSRFPILRDPASFPYNTQVQILIATCAIHNFIRTESKSDELFAYYANEENVIDVDTSPSDEPTFSGMYAHQQRRSEMNHMRDEIADAMYRFRYRN is encoded by the exons ATGGCAATATGTTCGTTTGATTTGAAATTCACATATATCTACGCTGGATGGGAAGGATCGGCAAATGATTCAAGAATTTTATGGGAAGCTTTGAGTAATATAAGTTTGATGTTTCCTCATGCCCCTGAAG GAAAGTATTATGTTGTTGATGCTGGATATCCAAACATGCCTGGTTTTCTTGCTCCATATCGGGGAGTTCGTTATCACTTACATGACCGTAAAAGAGGAAGCAATGGAAGGTTCACTGCAAAGGAGTTGTTTAATTTTGGGCATTCttcattaaggaatacaatcGAGCGAAGCTTTGGAGTTCTTAAATCTCGTTTTCCAATTTTGAGAGATCCTGCCTCATTTCCATACAACACCCAGGTACAAATATTAATAGCAACATGTGCAATTCACAATTTCATTAGGACGGAATCCAAGTCTGATGAACTGTTTGCATATtatgcaaatgaagaaaatgtcATAGATGTTGATACATCCCCGTCTGATGAACCGACGTTTAGTGGTATGTACGCACATCAACAAAGAAGAAGTGAAATGAATCACATGAGAGATGAAATTGCCGATGCCATGTATAGGTTTCGATACCGAAACTAG
- the LOC113357315 gene encoding probable protein phosphatase 2C 35: MGCVQGKCCYCCSRYPKSSDGDAQELSNGGGVGNNQRYILTERSREIASVPSHNFKLEYSVLTQRGYYPDSPDKANQDSFCIKTDIQGNPNLHFFGVFDGHGQYGTECSNFVRDRLVEILSNDPMLSVDPIKAYNIAFEKTNTELHESEIDDTMSGTTAITVLVKGDTLFIANVGDSRAVIAVRSGSRVVAEDLSVDQTPFRNDEYERVKLCGARVLTVDQVEGITDPSIQSWGDEENDGGDPPRLWVQDGLYPGTAFSRSLGDSTAEKIGVIADPEISMVKLTPNHMFFVIASDGVFEFLSSQAVVNAVIRYTDPRDACAAITGESYRLWLEHENRTDDITIIVVHIKDLSNQLGVGATTNGTYGVNTDPVPILTGKGSADTSVSYHTLRSNLSETQPCLYTTPVERSPACVVPSPTHFGSSNT, from the exons ATGGGATGTGTCCAGGGCAAGTGCTGTTACTGCTGTAGCCGGTACCCAAAATCATCTGATGGTGATGCCCAAGAGTTAAGTAATGGTGGTGGGGTTGGCAATAATCAGAGATATATACTCACAGAGAGGTCAAGGGAAATTGCTTCTGTCCCTTCACATAACTTCAAATTAGAGTACTCGGTTCTGACACAAAGAGGCTATTATCCAGACTCACCTGACAAAGCCAACCAGGATAGTTTCTGCATCAAAACTGATATTCAAGGTAACCCAAATCTTCATTTCTTTGGTGTTTTTGATGGGCATGGTCAGTATGGTACTGAGTGTTCTAATTTTGTTAGAGATAGACTTGTTGAGATATTGTCAAATGATCCTATGCTGTCAGTGGATCCTATCAAAGCGTATAACATTGCATTTGAGAAAACCAATACTGAACTTCATGAGAGTGAGATAGATGATACAATGAGTGGTACCACTGCGATTACTGTACTTGTTAAGGGAGATACTCTTTTTATTGCAAATGTGGGGGACTCTAGGGCTGTCATTGCTGTTAGGAGTGGGAGTCGTGTTGTTGCGGAGGACCTTTCGGTTGATCAGACACCGTTTAGAAATGATGAGTATGAGAGAGTGAAACTCTGTGGTGCAAGGGTTTTGACGGTGGATCAGGTGGAAGGGATAACTGATCCTAGTATCCAGAGTTGGGGGGATGAAGAGAATGATGGTGGCGATCCACCTAGGCTGTGGGTGCAGGATGGCTTGTATCCTGGAACTGCCTTTTCGAGGAGTCTGGGAGATAGTACAGCTGAGAAGATAGGTGTAATTGCTGATCCTGAGATTTCTATGGTTAAGCTTACACCAAATCATATGTTCTTTGTGATTGCAAGTGATGGGGTCTTTGAGTTCCTCTCGAGCCAAGCAGTTGTCAATGCG GTGATAAGATATACAGATCCGAGGGATGCATGTGCTGCTATCACAGGAGAATCGTACAGGCTATGGTTAGAGCATGAAAATCGCACAGACGATATAACGATCATTGTTGTGCACATCAAAGACCTAAGTAAT CAATTAGGTGTTGGTGCTACAACTAATGGAACATATGGAGTGAATACGGATCCTGTTCCAATATTGACTGGGAAAGGGTCTGCGGATACATCTGTTTCTTACCATACATTAAGGAGTAACTTATCTGAAACGCAGCCTTGTCTATATACTACTCCTGTAGAAAGAAGTCCAGCATGTGTTGTTCCATCGCCAACCCACTTTGGATCTTCAAATACG TGA